AAAAGGGTAGGTTGATAGGATACTTTTAATGTTTTGAAATGATGCTTAGTGGTTAAATTAACAGTAGCTAGGCCATTTTTTCTAGTGACTGGCAATTGTTGGTTGCCAGCTTGAACATGATAACCGCGATAATAAAGCCGCGGCAACATAATAGTTTTCGCTGTGGTTGGATGATTTAGTTGGATAAGTGCGTAGTGATGATTATTAGTCTTAATGGTATAGCTTTCTTGACGGGCTAACCAGCTAGGTGTGACTTTGAAGTTTTGTTGTAGATTATAATTAAAAAAGTCTTGGGGCTCATATTCACCGCGGCTAATATTATATTCATTAGGTACTTGAGCGCGTCGCGGTTGCATAGCAGCTAAGTTTTGTTTAATGGGGAATAATATTGTAATTAAGCTAATAACAAGCAAAAGCCCTAATTCACTGATGCCTTGGAAAGATTGCCAATGTTCGATTAATTGTGCAAAAGCAAAGGCAATTACGATAACACAGAGTGGCAACAGCACAACATTAATTCGAGTAATAACTTGTAATAATACTAAAGGACGAAAGACTTTAACTACAGCTCGCAATACTATTGGAGAAACTAAGATTAAGCTGCAAATTAAAATAACACCTGTGGCTTGTGCGATAATTTCATTGGTATTTGTTTTCCAATAGTAAAGATTTAAAATCAGAGCGATGATTGTAAGAATAAAGAACAGACCACCGTTGAGATTCCAGATTTGACGCAAATCAAATAACTGGTTGAGATATAGAACATCAGAAACAATGGAATAAATATTCTCACCAGGGTTCATAGTAGTACTGATGTATTTTTGTGCGGTATATTGCTCGAGAAAAGGCAATAAAAAAGCCATTGTTAAACCAGCAAAGAGCAAGGCACTTTTACATAAAGACCAGAATATGCGCTTATGTAACCACCAATGTCGAAAATTGAATAATGTCAATAACATAGCAGTTCCTACTAAAATTAAGAATGACAACACATGTGCGACCAATAACATTGCAAATGAAATTGCCAATAAATACCAATAGTGTTGTTCACCATGCAAAACTTTAAATAATGCTAATAATGCCAATGGCATAATTGCCAAAGCTAACATTTCACCTGCAGCAGCTCGTAAATAAACTACACCTATATAATAGTAAGAACTCAAATATAAAGGTCCAGCAACAATAGTTGCCCAATCGCGGTGAAAAAGCTGCTGGACAGCATAATTAATGGCTGCCATGGCGGCTATTAAAGCACAACAAATAAACAGTAAATAACAGTTATAACGACTAAGCCCTAGCAGATTTAAGAGAGCAAATGGATACAAAAAGAAATTGCCATAAAAAAAGCCAACACCATAACCTAAGCCGTTGAGATATTCAAAGCCAATAGGATTAGGAAAATGACCACTAGCGATATTAGTAGCTAAAGTATGGATTCGTCCCATATGAAATACAGGATCATAACCACCTTGGACGCCGAAGGTAAATAAAGAGTAAGCAACAACTGCTAAAATAACTAAATTATTGATTAATAAATAATAACAATGCTTTTTGCTCATAATATATACTCCTATAATAATAATAAAAATATTATAGCCTAAAATCATTCTAAGATATGCAAAAAAATTAACATCTACATAATATTGATAGTTAAATATGTAAAAGGATAAAGACAATTGTTGCAGGAATGTGACAAAAGCATTACGGAACCAAGAAAAATACAAATAATAAGTGATTACTGCTTGCAAATGGAGGGCTTTGCGTTAAAATAGGTTTTGTTGGTATTGAGATATCATAACAAAGAGACAGAAGTAATAAACGCTAGACGACTACCAATTAAACCACATTCATAGCGGAATATTATTTTGAATATTTGTTATTTCTGTGGTATATTGTATATGGTATCAAAATTATAAATTATGAGATTATTCGAGGAGGAATACCACAATATGAAAAAATCTTCATTAATGGGTGCAAGCGTTGTTGCTGCTGCTTTATTAGCTGCTGCTCCAATTGCTGCCCCAGTTGCAAATATTGCAGTATCAGGTACACAAGTTGCTAAAGCTGATACACCTAATACATGGGATGAAGCTGTTTCTAAAATCAAGCAACAAAGTACTGGTACAACTTTAAGCAAAGGCGATCCAACAAAATTTGGTTCATTAGAGAATTTTGAAACTAATTTAAGTTTATATTTACCAACAATTGCTGATAGTTACACAGCTCCAACTAAGATTGGTTCTTCCAAGCTTGATAAATCAGCACTTTATGTAGATGGAACTAACTTGGTTGTGTTACCTGCATTTTCTAGCTTTTTACCATATTTCTTTAGTGGCAATCAACAAGTTGCTTTGATTACTGACAACAATGCTAAAGTTGCTTCTAATATGTCTTACAGCTTACGTTTTGATTACAGTAACGCAATTAACAACGTAACATATCAAATACGTGATGCAAATGACGTTAAACGAGTAACAAATGACTTAAGTACTAATGGTGGAAATGTCACTATGTCAATGCAATTGTATGGTGCTTATGGTGAATCATTAGGTGATAAGGGACTTGTTAAGAGTACTGTAAGTTACAATGTAGCAAATAATCGTGCTGCATTTGTAAAATATAATGATACTTTGAATGCAAAAGTTGGCGACAGCGCTGAAAAATATGGTTTAAGTAATTCATTTATGAATGCTGGCGGTTCAATTCTTAACTATGATGGTAAAGACATTACACAGTCAGCTTATGATAATGGTGCTATTCAAGTTGGTCAATTGCGTAATTCTAATTTCCATCCATCAATAACTGGTTTACAAGATGGCAACTTCTCTGAAACAGGTACATTTTACCAACATATCGCTATTGATTTAGCTAAAGCTGGAGTTAGTGCTTCAAATTGGCAAAAGGCTGCTGAAGCTGGATTAGTTACAGTCAATGGTCAAACTCCAAGTACTACTAATGCTGATGGGAACGTTTATTTAGTAACTGATAGTAATAATGGTATTGTTGATGGAATTGCTTATCCTGCTGGAACTTTAGTTTTGAAGCGTACTGTTAATGTAGGTAAGGCTGATAATCTTGCTAAAGAAGAAAAAGTTAATGGTGTTGTAACTGTTAAGAATAATGGACAAGGTTCAGCACAATTGTACACACGTTCTGGTGATCCAATTGTTGACCGTGCATTAGCAACTGGTTCTAACTGGAAGACAGATATCAAGCGTACAGTATATTCTAATGGTGAAGTTTACTACCGTGTATCTACTGATGAATTTATTAAAGCTAGTGATGTAACATTCAGCGGTGCTGATAGTAATACTGCTTCTACTTCTTCATCAATCAAAGGTAACGTTGTAGTTAATCCTTTAGCAAAACGTTCCGTAGTGCATGTTAATTCAGCAGCTGGCTTTAACACATCATTGTGGAGCAAAGCTGATGATAATAGTAGCATGAACTTGATTGCTGACCGTACTTTAGCTGGTAACTCAGATTGGCAAACAGACCAATCAGCAACAGTTAATGGCCAAACATTCTATCGTGTATCTACTAACGAATGGATTAATGCTAAATATGTTTCTGTAAAATAATCATTATTTTAAAAGTCCTCTTCGGGGGACTTTTTTTGTGTTTTTAGTTACTGTAAATCGCTTGTAGAGTATACTTATGCTATGATAGACTTATACAATTACGGGAGGATTACAATGAAAAATAAAAAGTTAATGTCTCTAGGTGCTAGTGCAGCTGCAATTTTGGCGATGGCGCCAGTAGCAGCTAATCTGCCATTGATTGATAATAATGTACAACCTACAATTGTGAAGGCTGATAGTGATGATGCTACTACTGCTCAATATTTGCTGAATCAATATACTTCACGCTTAACACTCAAAACGACTGATATTGCAAATATTCATAGCACAGATGTGGGTGCAGAGTATGTCAGTGACTTAATTGATTACAATGGTGTTGCTCGCAGTGACTTGGGACGTTTATTCCAAAATGGCAAAACCTTTGATAAATCTGCAGTCCAACAATTAGCTAGTTATCAAGTCCAAGTAATTTTTTCAGGTGCTACTAGTGGCAAAGAAGCTATTATTCCACCTTATCAAGTTGCTAGTCGTTTGGCTGATTTAAAGATTAATGGCGGTTATTTATCCGAAACGATTAATGTTTTAGGTGCTAATGGGCAAGTTATTGCGAAGACTATCTTAAGATTAACTGCTAAAGTACCAACTCCTAGTTATGTGACAGCTTTTAACCTGTTAATGAACACCAATTTGCAGGCAGAAGCTGGCAAAAGTGCTGATTATTATAAAACGGTTCAATCATTAACTGATAATGGGATGATTGTAGATCAAAATGGTAATAAAATTGCTGGCTTCAATGATCCTCAGACTAAAGAGCATATCTCCTTTGGTCCGCTGATGACTGATGATGGTAATACTTATACCAAAGATAAGTTAGCCGCAGGTCATTATCAGCAAACTGTGCTTATCTATTTGAATGATTCTCTAGCTCAAAGTGTTCAATATGCAGATGTCAATGGACAACGCGTAAATATTCACTATGCAGCTGGTCAATCACCTTATGTAGCACTGAAGCGGGATATTAATGTAACACCAGCTGCCACTCAAGAAAAGTCAGAAACTATTAACGGTACTGTAACTGTTAAGCCAACTATTGCTTCCGCACATTTGTATACGCCTCAAGGAGAAGTGATTGCTGATCGTTCATTAGTGGGTAATAGTGACTGGCATACCGACCGCAGATTGACATTGGCTGATGGGCGTGTATTCTATCGAGTATCCACTTCTGAATATATTCCTGCAGATCAAGTAACTTATACACCTGCTGATTCGACTGTTGATAATGTTTCTTCTTCCACAATTAAGGGTAATGTGACTATTACGAAGCTTAATCCACATAAGATTGTACATGTAGAAGCTCGTGAACAAAGTAATACCTTCTTGTGGAGTAAAAGTGCTGATAATCAAAGTATGACAATGATTGCTGATCGTTCGGTTGCAGGCCAATCTAACTGGCAAACTGAT
The nucleotide sequence above comes from Bombilactobacillus bombi. Encoded proteins:
- a CDS encoding SLAP domain-containing protein is translated as MKKSSLMGASVVAAALLAAAPIAAPVANIAVSGTQVAKADTPNTWDEAVSKIKQQSTGTTLSKGDPTKFGSLENFETNLSLYLPTIADSYTAPTKIGSSKLDKSALYVDGTNLVVLPAFSSFLPYFFSGNQQVALITDNNAKVASNMSYSLRFDYSNAINNVTYQIRDANDVKRVTNDLSTNGGNVTMSMQLYGAYGESLGDKGLVKSTVSYNVANNRAAFVKYNDTLNAKVGDSAEKYGLSNSFMNAGGSILNYDGKDITQSAYDNGAIQVGQLRNSNFHPSITGLQDGNFSETGTFYQHIAIDLAKAGVSASNWQKAAEAGLVTVNGQTPSTTNADGNVYLVTDSNNGIVDGIAYPAGTLVLKRTVNVGKADNLAKEEKVNGVVTVKNNGQGSAQLYTRSGDPIVDRALATGSNWKTDIKRTVYSNGEVYYRVSTDEFIKASDVTFSGADSNTASTSSSIKGNVVVNPLAKRSVVHVNSAAGFNTSLWSKADDNSSMNLIADRTLAGNSDWQTDQSATVNGQTFYRVSTNEWINAKYVSVK